From Blastochloris viridis, one genomic window encodes:
- a CDS encoding DEAD/DEAH box helicase has product MTQARGGYGIGEWCWHARHAAPCRVVDRQDVWGETAYRVWLPAKEAVVRARGKDLSPLDEVRLTVDQILHTAAAAKLLDALEDNLLLAPIQSSVVPLPHQLYALNRAMSRDRIRYLLADEVGLGKTIEAGLILRELKLRGMAKRILVVAPKGLVRQWQAEMRLHFGETLQYIEPAELSAFRQWRNDEENLWRLHDQVICSLDSVKPMEARRGWSLEQLSTYNRERFEDLISASWDLVIIDEAHRMGGSTDQVARYKLGAALAEAAPYLLLLSATPHQGKTDQFMRLMQLVDRDSFPDESSVTSERVRPFVVRTEKRVAIDAEGKPLFKPRMTRLHPVAWLDRHAAQQQLYEAVTDYVRHGYNQAMAAKQRHIGFLMILMQRLVTSSTAAIRATLEKRQALLDKPPAQPSLFDTADVDEWADLDGQTQVDIAVQAKGWEMEQAEVDTLLKLARSTEAQGTDAKAEALLELIYKLQQEENDPELKVLVFTEFVPTQAMLAEFLESRGFSIATLNGGMDLDARSRAQKAFAQTVRVLISTDAGGEGLNLQFCHVIVNFDMPWNPMRVEQRIGRVDRIGQPHVVRAINFVLEDTVEHRVREVLETKLAIIAEEFGVDKAADVMDSVEAEPLFDELFVQGLQNPDAIEAKCDAVVSQLQSTIAETRKSSELLADSHDLDADDARKWRDHPAQFWLERAITTGLPSRGGEATKDGHAWRVRWGDGSETASICFDARTAEGNPAIEWVTLEDPRARALISDLPRCVAGQPMPIVRIAGLPESVRGVWSLWEISLSADDFSRRRFMPVFVNDEGRTFLPTAKRIWDLLLTEQVTLVGPPAISDVAAWFEKSSGAAMVQGERIFSDLAGAHKTRIQEERERAQYAYEARHQAVGRIGLQNVREHRRKRLQVDHDIRMAQLDASEAYAPDLNAILVLRIGEISAGAS; this is encoded by the coding sequence GTGACACAGGCGCGCGGCGGATATGGCATCGGCGAGTGGTGTTGGCATGCACGGCATGCCGCGCCTTGCCGTGTCGTAGACCGTCAGGATGTCTGGGGCGAGACCGCCTATCGCGTCTGGCTGCCTGCCAAGGAGGCCGTCGTGCGGGCGCGCGGGAAAGACCTGTCGCCGCTGGACGAGGTTCGGCTCACGGTCGATCAGATCCTGCATACGGCGGCCGCGGCGAAGCTGCTTGACGCGCTCGAAGACAATCTGTTGCTGGCGCCGATCCAGTCGAGCGTCGTGCCGCTGCCGCATCAGCTCTATGCGCTGAACCGGGCGATGAGCCGCGACCGGATCCGCTACCTGCTGGCGGATGAGGTCGGGCTCGGCAAGACCATCGAAGCCGGTCTCATCCTGCGCGAACTCAAGCTGCGCGGCATGGCCAAGCGGATCCTCGTGGTCGCACCAAAGGGGCTGGTCCGACAGTGGCAGGCCGAGATGCGGCTCCATTTCGGCGAGACGCTGCAGTACATCGAGCCGGCAGAGCTTTCCGCCTTCCGCCAGTGGCGCAATGACGAGGAAAACCTCTGGCGGCTGCATGATCAGGTGATCTGCTCGCTCGATTCCGTGAAGCCGATGGAGGCGCGTCGGGGCTGGAGCCTCGAGCAACTCAGCACCTACAATCGGGAACGCTTCGAGGATCTGATTTCGGCATCCTGGGATCTCGTCATTATCGACGAGGCCCACCGCATGGGTGGGAGCACGGACCAGGTCGCGCGCTATAAGCTGGGCGCGGCGCTTGCGGAGGCGGCGCCCTACCTGCTTCTTCTGTCGGCGACGCCCCATCAAGGGAAGACGGACCAGTTCATGCGGCTTATGCAGCTGGTCGACCGGGATTCCTTTCCCGATGAGAGCAGCGTGACCAGCGAGCGCGTGCGCCCCTTTGTCGTCAGAACCGAGAAGCGCGTCGCGATCGACGCCGAAGGCAAGCCTCTCTTCAAGCCGCGCATGACGCGCCTTCATCCGGTCGCCTGGCTCGATCGTCACGCGGCCCAGCAGCAGCTTTACGAGGCGGTCACCGACTATGTGCGCCACGGCTACAATCAGGCGATGGCCGCAAAGCAGCGGCACATCGGGTTCCTGATGATCCTGATGCAGCGGCTGGTGACATCCAGCACGGCCGCCATTCGTGCCACGCTCGAAAAGCGCCAGGCTCTGCTGGACAAGCCACCGGCCCAGCCATCGCTTTTCGACACCGCCGATGTCGACGAATGGGCGGATCTCGACGGTCAGACGCAGGTGGACATCGCCGTCCAGGCCAAAGGCTGGGAGATGGAGCAAGCGGAAGTCGACACGCTGCTGAAACTCGCCCGATCCACCGAGGCGCAGGGAACTGACGCCAAAGCCGAAGCGCTGCTGGAGCTGATCTACAAGCTCCAGCAGGAAGAAAACGATCCGGAGTTGAAGGTTCTGGTGTTCACCGAGTTCGTGCCGACACAGGCGATGCTCGCCGAGTTTCTGGAAAGCCGGGGCTTCTCGATCGCGACGCTCAACGGCGGCATGGATCTCGACGCCCGCAGCCGCGCCCAGAAGGCATTCGCGCAAACGGTGCGCGTCCTGATTTCGACCGATGCCGGTGGCGAAGGTCTGAACCTTCAATTCTGCCACGTCATCGTCAATTTCGACATGCCATGGAACCCGATGCGGGTCGAACAACGTATCGGCCGCGTCGACCGTATCGGGCAGCCGCATGTCGTCCGCGCGATAAACTTCGTGCTCGAAGATACGGTCGAGCACCGCGTTCGCGAGGTACTGGAAACCAAGCTTGCGATCATCGCCGAAGAGTTCGGTGTCGACAAAGCCGCGGATGTGATGGATTCCGTCGAGGCGGAGCCGCTGTTCGACGAACTGTTCGTCCAGGGATTGCAGAACCCCGACGCCATCGAAGCCAAATGCGATGCCGTGGTTTCGCAGCTGCAGTCAACGATCGCGGAAACCCGCAAGAGCAGCGAGCTCCTTGCTGACAGCCATGACCTTGATGCCGACGATGCGCGGAAATGGCGGGATCATCCGGCGCAATTCTGGCTTGAGCGGGCGATCACGACCGGACTGCCATCGAGGGGCGGTGAAGCGACCAAGGATGGTCACGCATGGCGGGTTCGCTGGGGCGATGGTAGCGAGACTGCCTCGATTTGCTTCGACGCGCGAACCGCCGAAGGCAATCCGGCGATCGAGTGGGTAACCCTTGAGGATCCCCGAGCTCGCGCACTGATCAGCGACCTGCCGCGCTGCGTGGCAGGCCAGCCCATGCCGATCGTTCGGATCGCCGGACTGCCTGAAAGCGTCCGTGGGGTCTGGTCGTTATGGGAGATCAGCTTGTCTGCGGACGATTTCAGTCGGCGACGCTTCATGCCCGTGTTCGTAAACGATGAGGGACGCACCTTCTTGCCGACAGCCAAGCGCATCTGGGATCTGCTGCTCACCGAACAGGTGACGTTGGTCGGACCGCCAGCGATCTCGGATGTGGCGGCTTGGTTCGAAAAATCGAGCGGCGCTGCCATGGTCCAAGGCGAGCGCATATTCTCCGATCTTGCCGGAGCGCACAAAACCCGCATTCAGGAAGAACGCGAGCGCGCCCAATACGCTTATGAAGCCCGGCATCAAGCCGTTGGCCGCATCGGCCTTCAGAATGTGAGAGAGCATCGTCGAAAGCGCCTTCAGGTGGACCACGACATCCGCATGGCGCAGCTTGATGCCTCCGAGGCCTACGCTCCCGATCTCAATGCCATCCTGGTGTTGCGCATCGGGGAGATTTCGGCAGGTGCATCATGA
- a CDS encoding DNA methyltransferase — MTDKLKLESVSGGGAVECLGQAFPSDQARREHFLSLLAAKLKDPEFRKQEGFPRGTDEAILAMSDPPYYTACPNPWLQDFVTNYGRPYDPTEKYAREPMAIDVSEGKTDPIYKAHSYHTKVPHLAIVPSILHFTKPGDIVLDGFAGSGMTGVASQWCAVAPAQYRHQIESEWKSAGKTLPEWGPRPTILADLSPVATFIATNYNQTLDINRFLTEAEKIFVEMENEFGWMYSTKIGNSFGKIDFTVWSEVFYCPECTGEVVFHDHALDQDGRVKDAFACPHCSAELTKNNLELAFQTIIDPASKKAREVPIRRPVLIRYTSIKKRSEKSPDDSDLDLINKINEMPFPTNAPSNQFPDMQMTRVGRMKTTKITNIHDLFLPRSLRVLAGFFAKVERVKDANIRKALTIIAQHQFVNASILNRYRPASSFGNSPLTGVFYVSSLVAEANVIDLLKGSINRIKRMEKTQWGKGKEWGRNVFISTSSASNINGISNEAIDYIFTDPPFGENIYYSDLNFLTESWHGVITDPIQEAIIDRVKQKGVMEYQRLMQACFAEYYRVLKPGRWMTVVFSNSRAAVWNAIQVSLQQVGFVVAEVTTLDKVHLTFQQAMSPNAVKQDLVISAYKPNGGLEQRLAERGAAPESAWDFVQTHLRQLSVSKSHNGLLEFVLERDPRRIYDRMVAWFVRHDVPVPLSTEEFLDGLRSRFPARDGMVFLPEQVTEYDRKRAQVAQAPQMEMFVADERSAIDWLTDFLRKRPSTYQEVHPEFTTQLGAGWKKHETRPELSALLDDNFLRYDASGDVPSQIHNYLSTNYHDLRNLEKSDPRLKAKAKDRWYVPDPGKAQDLEQKREKTLLKEFEAYRDAPGRRLKEFRLEVLRAGFRSAWAAKDFKTIISIAQKVPEEALQEDEKLLFWYDSALTRMEANA; from the coding sequence ATGACGGACAAACTCAAACTCGAATCCGTCTCAGGCGGCGGAGCCGTCGAGTGCCTCGGGCAGGCCTTCCCCAGCGATCAAGCGCGGCGGGAGCACTTTCTTTCGTTGCTGGCAGCGAAGCTGAAGGATCCCGAGTTCCGCAAGCAGGAGGGGTTTCCGAGAGGGACGGATGAGGCGATCCTCGCGATGTCGGATCCGCCGTACTACACCGCGTGCCCGAACCCGTGGCTCCAGGATTTCGTGACGAATTACGGTAGGCCCTATGACCCTACCGAGAAATACGCGCGCGAGCCGATGGCGATCGACGTTTCGGAGGGGAAGACCGACCCGATCTACAAGGCCCATTCCTACCACACCAAGGTGCCGCATCTGGCGATAGTGCCTTCGATCCTCCACTTCACCAAACCAGGCGACATCGTGCTGGATGGCTTCGCCGGATCGGGGATGACTGGAGTAGCCTCCCAATGGTGTGCTGTAGCGCCTGCTCAGTATAGACATCAGATTGAATCAGAATGGAAGTCTGCTGGCAAAACATTACCGGAATGGGGCCCGCGACCAACTATTCTTGCTGATCTTTCTCCCGTGGCGACCTTTATTGCTACAAATTACAACCAGACACTCGACATAAATCGCTTTCTGACGGAGGCGGAGAAAATATTTGTCGAGATGGAAAATGAGTTTGGTTGGATGTACTCGACGAAGATCGGGAATAGTTTTGGAAAAATTGATTTTACGGTCTGGTCAGAAGTTTTTTACTGTCCAGAGTGCACTGGGGAAGTCGTATTTCATGATCACGCCCTAGATCAAGATGGACGGGTGAAGGACGCATTCGCTTGCCCACACTGCAGCGCCGAATTGACCAAGAACAATCTAGAATTGGCATTTCAAACTATAATTGATCCAGCGTCAAAAAAGGCCCGAGAGGTTCCAATAAGAAGGCCTGTATTAATTCGCTATACGTCGATAAAGAAAAGGTCCGAAAAGTCTCCAGACGATAGCGATTTGGATCTAATAAATAAGATTAACGAAATGCCGTTTCCCACCAATGCTCCGTCAAACCAATTTCCCGATATGCAGATGACGCGCGTGGGGCGAATGAAGACAACTAAAATTACCAACATTCATGATCTATTTTTGCCTAGGTCTCTTCGAGTTCTAGCTGGATTTTTTGCTAAGGTAGAACGTGTCAAAGACGCGAACATACGAAAGGCGCTCACGATCATCGCCCAGCATCAGTTTGTCAATGCGTCGATACTTAACAGGTATAGGCCCGCTTCGTCTTTTGGAAATTCACCACTTACTGGTGTATTTTATGTTTCATCGTTAGTAGCCGAAGCAAATGTAATTGATTTATTAAAAGGAAGCATAAATCGAATCAAAAGGATGGAAAAGACGCAGTGGGGAAAAGGCAAAGAATGGGGGCGTAATGTTTTCATTAGTACCTCCAGTGCGTCAAATATAAATGGAATTTCGAACGAAGCGATTGACTACATTTTTACAGACCCGCCATTTGGTGAAAATATTTACTATTCAGATCTCAATTTCCTTACAGAATCATGGCATGGCGTAATAACGGATCCGATCCAAGAAGCGATTATCGATCGTGTGAAGCAAAAAGGAGTAATGGAATACCAGCGGTTAATGCAGGCCTGCTTTGCAGAATACTATCGGGTTCTAAAGCCGGGCCGCTGGATGACAGTTGTGTTTTCAAATAGCCGAGCGGCTGTTTGGAATGCGATCCAGGTTTCTCTTCAGCAAGTAGGGTTTGTCGTCGCAGAGGTAACTACCTTAGACAAAGTTCATCTGACTTTCCAACAGGCGATGTCGCCCAATGCAGTTAAGCAAGATCTTGTGATCTCCGCTTACAAGCCAAATGGCGGCCTTGAACAGCGGCTAGCCGAACGTGGTGCTGCGCCGGAATCCGCTTGGGATTTCGTCCAGACTCACCTGCGTCAGCTCTCTGTTTCTAAGTCTCATAACGGTTTGCTTGAATTCGTGCTGGAGCGAGATCCCCGCCGCATCTATGACCGCATGGTGGCGTGGTTCGTCCGCCACGATGTTCCGGTGCCGCTATCGACCGAAGAGTTCCTCGACGGACTCCGAAGCCGGTTCCCGGCGCGGGACGGCATGGTGTTTCTGCCGGAGCAGGTCACCGAGTATGACCGGAAGCGTGCACAGGTGGCTCAAGCGCCGCAGATGGAGATGTTCGTCGCCGACGAGCGCAGTGCCATCGATTGGCTGACCGACTTTCTGCGCAAGCGTCCGTCGACCTATCAGGAAGTGCATCCAGAGTTCACCACGCAGCTCGGCGCGGGCTGGAAAAAGCATGAGACGCGCCCGGAACTATCGGCGCTGCTGGATGACAATTTCCTGCGCTATGACGCATCTGGCGACGTGCCCAGCCAGATCCACAATTACCTGTCGACGAACTACCATGATCTGCGAAACCTCGAAAAATCGGACCCGCGCCTGAAGGCGAAGGCCAAGGACCGCTGGTATGTGCCAGACCCCGGCAAGGCGCAGGATCTGGAGCAGAAGCGGGAGAAGACCCTGCTGAAGGAGTTCGAAGCCTACCGCGATGCGCCGGGACGACGCCTGAAGGAATTCCGGCTCGAAGTGCTGCGGGCGGGCTTCCGCTCGGCGTGGGCCGCGAAGGACTTCAAGACGATCATCTCGATTGCCCAGAAGGTGCCGGAAGAAGCGCTGCAGGAAGATGAGAAGCTGCTGTTCTGGTACGACAGCGCGCTCACCCGCATGGAGGCCAATGCGTGA
- the pglZ gene encoding BREX-3 system phosphatase PglZ — translation MSAWIDRIVHDFPVDLSHFWIACDPDDLLLDERILLSLRERGFEVLPFEDSIAFRTEYEERYRAAWDRGEDGSAKALILQLNGSDVNVLPWDYIRDGRQVRLGLADLFPKLSYSVIRRIGSEYHEALFAAHNRHGTHPLGESATKDFILTHIFRISPYLLNRPEDFWREVLRLHYRGSGLPDLLADHVSAILSETTLVDLPVAELLSSKSYMVRVVQDAWERFLGQYGVHSSRSSDAEPTEAFSAIAVPFEHPDVRMIVDTMFLEGTLQPVTIKGSPIGIPDWAKVGLISDPNALADLVRDGVTRISGELPSIDSSHRDWGDLARRLGEVIFRFHSLNASLADTVLKQVRQLQHEADERLKAWILNHFADLPSLPAAKAPVMVHHVPRFLALRRNAGEDRIALLVFDGLAMDQWIQIREYLTERVPGFAVEDGACFAWLPTLTSVSRQALFSGLKPREFAGSISTTSQEPLLWERFWQENGLRKPEIYYQKSLKRNAQLTELEDAISHPATKVAGIVVDMVDEIVHGAMLGKRGIAGQISAWCDTGFVEELFLMLARHGYQIYLTADHGNVEAEGIGRLNQGVVSEVRGERVRTYRSDALAESVPEGIDGFRFDIAGLPSDFLPLYAGTRGAFVPKGDQIVAHGGISVEEVIVPFVKITIKRST, via the coding sequence ATGAGCGCCTGGATTGATCGGATCGTGCATGATTTTCCTGTCGACTTGTCCCACTTCTGGATTGCATGCGATCCGGACGATCTTCTCTTGGATGAACGGATACTGCTGAGCCTTCGAGAGCGGGGCTTCGAAGTCCTGCCTTTTGAGGATTCTATAGCCTTTCGAACAGAGTACGAAGAGCGCTATCGAGCAGCGTGGGACCGGGGAGAGGATGGATCTGCCAAAGCGCTGATCTTGCAGCTCAATGGCAGCGATGTGAACGTGTTGCCTTGGGACTACATCCGCGACGGGCGACAGGTCCGTTTGGGCTTGGCAGACCTGTTTCCCAAGCTCAGTTATAGTGTGATCCGACGAATTGGCTCCGAATACCACGAGGCGCTGTTTGCAGCCCACAATCGGCATGGGACGCACCCTTTGGGTGAGAGTGCCACCAAAGATTTCATCCTTACGCACATCTTCCGCATCAGCCCATATTTGCTCAACCGCCCCGAAGATTTCTGGCGAGAAGTCTTACGCCTGCACTACCGCGGATCTGGCCTGCCGGATCTCCTCGCGGATCATGTATCTGCAATTCTGAGCGAAACCACGCTTGTAGATCTTCCGGTTGCCGAGTTGCTCTCCTCGAAGAGCTACATGGTGCGTGTCGTGCAAGATGCCTGGGAGCGCTTTCTGGGGCAGTACGGCGTCCACAGCTCTCGAAGCTCGGATGCAGAGCCGACAGAGGCGTTTAGCGCAATTGCTGTTCCGTTTGAGCATCCGGATGTCCGGATGATCGTGGACACGATGTTTCTTGAGGGAACACTCCAGCCGGTAACCATCAAAGGCTCTCCCATTGGCATCCCGGATTGGGCCAAGGTGGGGCTCATCAGTGATCCCAATGCGCTTGCCGATCTCGTCCGTGATGGAGTGACGAGGATTTCCGGGGAGCTGCCTAGCATAGATTCTTCGCATCGTGACTGGGGCGATCTCGCGCGCCGATTGGGCGAGGTGATCTTCAGGTTCCATAGCTTGAACGCGAGCCTCGCAGATACCGTATTGAAACAAGTCCGGCAGTTACAACATGAAGCAGATGAACGACTAAAAGCATGGATTTTGAATCATTTCGCTGATCTGCCGTCCCTGCCTGCCGCGAAAGCGCCAGTAATGGTTCACCATGTGCCAAGGTTTCTCGCGCTACGCCGCAACGCTGGCGAGGATCGCATTGCACTTCTTGTGTTCGATGGCCTCGCGATGGATCAGTGGATCCAGATCCGTGAGTATCTCACGGAGCGCGTTCCGGGATTTGCAGTAGAAGACGGTGCTTGCTTCGCCTGGCTTCCAACTCTCACATCGGTCTCCCGGCAGGCGCTTTTTTCCGGTTTGAAGCCACGAGAATTCGCGGGCTCCATCTCGACGACGTCTCAAGAGCCGTTGCTGTGGGAGCGGTTCTGGCAGGAAAATGGTCTACGCAAGCCGGAGATCTACTATCAGAAGAGCCTCAAGCGGAATGCTCAACTGACTGAATTGGAAGACGCTATTTCCCACCCGGCCACGAAGGTCGCCGGAATAGTCGTCGATATGGTCGACGAAATCGTCCACGGCGCGATGTTGGGCAAGCGAGGTATTGCCGGGCAGATCAGCGCTTGGTGCGACACCGGGTTCGTTGAGGAGCTATTCCTGATGCTCGCAAGGCACGGGTATCAGATCTACCTCACCGCTGACCACGGAAATGTCGAAGCGGAAGGAATTGGTCGGCTCAATCAAGGAGTTGTTTCGGAAGTAAGAGGTGAGAGGGTGCGGACATATCGCAGTGATGCCCTCGCTGAATCAGTGCCCGAGGGAATTGACGGCTTTCGTTTCGATATCGCTGGACTACCGTCCGACTTCTTGCCGCTATACGCCGGCACCCGGGGAGCATTCGTTCCGAAGGGAGACCAGATCGTCGCGCACGGTGGAATCTCCGTAGAGGAAGTGATCGTTCCATTCGTAAAAATAACAATCAAGAGATCTACTTGA
- a CDS encoding TIGR02594 family protein, producing the protein MLPKDYRWLEAEPGPRMIIEALKEYGVLEAPGAADNPRILGWQRELVETGVGTYRIGDYGHDAVPWCGLFVAIVAHRANTERRPERVPPATYLWALSWATWGVGIDRRQAALGDVLVFKRSGGGHVGLYVGHDASAFHVLGGNQSDRVSITRLSRNRLVAVRRPAYRAQPANVRTIPLAASGSLSVNEA; encoded by the coding sequence ATGTTGCCGAAGGACTACCGTTGGCTCGAGGCCGAGCCCGGCCCGCGCATGATCATCGAGGCATTGAAGGAATACGGCGTACTCGAAGCACCGGGCGCTGCCGACAACCCCCGCATTCTCGGTTGGCAGCGCGAACTCGTGGAAACCGGTGTCGGCACTTATCGCATCGGTGATTACGGCCATGACGCCGTGCCGTGGTGCGGGCTGTTCGTCGCCATCGTCGCCCACCGGGCGAACACCGAGCGGCGGCCGGAGCGCGTCCCGCCGGCGACCTACCTGTGGGCGCTGTCGTGGGCGACATGGGGCGTCGGCATCGACCGCAGGCAAGCCGCGCTCGGCGACGTGCTGGTCTTCAAGCGCAGCGGCGGCGGGCACGTCGGGCTCTATGTCGGCCATGATGCCTCGGCCTTCCACGTTCTCGGCGGCAATCAATCCGATCGCGTCTCGATCACCCGGCTGTCGCGCAACCGGCTCGTGGCAGTTCGCCGCCCGGCCTATCGCGCCCAGCCCGCGAACGTCCGCACGATCCCTCTCGCTGCGAGCGGAAGCCTCTCCGTCAACGAGGCCTGA